From a single Bacteroidota bacterium genomic region:
- a CDS encoding DUF427 domain-containing protein: MKAIWNGKILAQSNDTVVVENNHYFPVKSVNQEYFKQSDTHTVCPWKGTASYYSIEVDHKVNTDAAWYYPNPFNKAIEIKNHVAFWKGVEITN; this comes from the coding sequence ATGAAAGCAATATGGAATGGCAAAATACTTGCCCAAAGCAATGATACTGTTGTGGTTGAGAACAATCACTATTTCCCAGTAAAGTCAGTTAATCAGGAATATTTTAAACAAAGTGATACACATACTGTTTGCCCTTGGAAAGGAACAGCTTCCTATTACAGCATTGAAGTTGATCATAAAGTGAACACAGATGCAGCCTGGTATTATCCAAATCCATTTAACAAGGCAATAGAAATCAAAAACCATGTTGCTTTTTGGAAAGGAGTTGAAATTACAAATTAA
- a CDS encoding sigma-70 family RNA polymerase sigma factor: protein MNMSSLNTLSPNTWVENHGDFLFNYASGRIYNQETAEDIVQETFLSAYKARNNFKGKSSERTWLVSILKNKIIDFYRKKANNPELSDYDFELETDQDDSPFISEGAFKGHWKDGQGPGNWHLSALSKMESEEFYAVLHLCLSLLPVKWSSAFSLKFLEDLESEKVCKHLNISASNLWVIMHRARLQLRVCMDKNWED, encoded by the coding sequence ATGAATATGTCTTCCTTAAATACATTAAGTCCAAATACATGGGTAGAAAATCATGGTGATTTTCTATTTAACTATGCTAGTGGACGTATTTACAATCAGGAAACTGCCGAAGATATTGTTCAGGAAACTTTTCTTTCAGCTTATAAAGCAAGAAATAACTTCAAAGGTAAAAGCAGCGAGCGCACTTGGCTTGTATCCATTCTTAAAAATAAAATCATAGATTTTTATCGTAAAAAAGCAAATAATCCTGAATTATCGGATTACGATTTTGAATTGGAAACAGATCAAGATGATTCTCCTTTTATTTCTGAAGGTGCTTTTAAAGGACATTGGAAAGATGGCCAAGGCCCTGGGAATTGGCATTTATCCGCACTCAGCAAAATGGAGTCTGAAGAATTTTATGCTGTTCTTCATTTGTGTTTATCGCTACTGCCTGTTAAATGGTCTTCGGCTTTTAGTTTAAAATTTTTGGAAGATTTAGAAAGTGAAAAAGTTTGTAAGCATTTAAATATTAGTGCGTCTAATTTATGGGTGATCATGCACAGAGCCCGTTTGCAATTAAGAGTCTGCATGGATAAAAATTGGGAAGATTAA
- a CDS encoding carbonic anhydrase, with amino-acid sequence MPTYEQIFENNKKWVAEKIATNKDFFENLSKGQDPDYLYIGCSDSRVTAEDLMGMQAGDVFVHRNIANIISNTDLNVMSVINYGVLQLNVKHIIVCGHYYCGGVKAAMQAKDFGILNPWLRNIRDVYRLHKDELNLISDEEQKYNRLVELNVEEQCLNVIKTAVVQRGYINSGYPIVHGWVFDVRTGELIDLKINFTDKLKGIQEIYNLGIQEENS; translated from the coding sequence ATGCCTACTTACGAGCAGATATTTGAGAATAATAAAAAATGGGTGGCTGAGAAGATAGCTACTAATAAAGATTTTTTTGAAAATTTATCAAAAGGGCAGGATCCTGATTATTTATATATCGGTTGTAGCGACAGCCGTGTGACTGCAGAAGATTTAATGGGTATGCAGGCAGGAGATGTGTTTGTTCATCGAAACATTGCCAATATAATTAGCAATACCGATCTCAATGTGATGAGTGTAATAAATTATGGTGTTCTTCAACTAAATGTAAAGCACATCATTGTCTGTGGTCATTATTATTGTGGAGGAGTTAAGGCTGCCATGCAAGCTAAAGATTTTGGTATTTTAAACCCCTGGCTTCGAAACATCCGAGATGTATATCGTTTACATAAAGATGAATTGAATTTAATTTCTGATGAAGAACAAAAATACAATCGCCTTGTTGAGCTCAATGTGGAAGAGCAGTGCTTGAATGTTATTAAAACAGCTGTTGTACAAAGGGGATACATAAACTCAGGTTATCCAATTGTACATGGATGGGTATTTGACGTTAGGACAGGCGAGTTAATCGATTTGAAGATTAACTTTACTGATAAGCTAAAGGGTATACAGGAGATTTATAATCTGGGCATTCAAGAGGAAAATAGTTAA
- a CDS encoding PAS domain S-box protein, with translation MTDYTNYSKKQLIDKINLLEESLHVNSNYEQNVLSKSVIQNSVEGISIANEQGIIIEWNIQLEIITGILASDVIGKYIWEIQLQMEPVRLRTNERLIQYEKSIKEFLKTGESVLARKALEREYTKPNGQNIVIQGIINPVKTEKGYILVSTSEDITIRKKTQEALEISEKKSKSLMQQSPFVVELYDINGLQIEVNKAYEDLWEFPAETTVNKFNVLLSKEVEDTGLMKYVKRAYAGEAVEVPEYEFNPTGETESKGFGRVRWLNTRIYPIKDNQNNVTNIVIVHQDVTERNEAEQLLKQSEEKFRSIFESNIVGVIFWNAEGEISDANELFLGLMGYTKKELLNKEIRWKDMTPPEYAQYDKEMLIELSEKGFVTPFEKEYYHKDGHRIPIIIGAATLTSMENSGVAFILDISKRKKSEEEIIRYRDHLEEMVRDRTKELEDKNADLERFNELFVNREFRIKELRDKVKELEAGL, from the coding sequence ATGACAGATTATACTAATTATTCAAAAAAACAACTAATTGACAAAATCAATTTACTCGAGGAATCACTTCATGTTAATAGCAATTATGAACAAAATGTACTATCAAAAAGTGTTATTCAAAATTCAGTTGAAGGGATTTCAATAGCGAATGAACAAGGTATTATTATTGAGTGGAATATTCAACTTGAAATCATAACTGGAATATTAGCCAGTGATGTTATTGGAAAGTATATTTGGGAAATTCAGTTACAAATGGAACCTGTTCGTCTTAGAACTAATGAACGATTAATCCAATATGAAAAGTCAATAAAGGAATTCCTTAAAACTGGCGAATCTGTATTAGCTAGAAAAGCACTTGAAAGAGAGTATACTAAACCAAATGGACAAAATATAGTTATTCAAGGCATTATTAATCCGGTTAAAACTGAAAAAGGCTATATTTTAGTCAGTACTTCAGAGGATATTACGATAAGAAAGAAAACACAAGAAGCATTAGAAATCAGTGAGAAAAAATCAAAATCTCTGATGCAACAATCACCATTTGTTGTGGAACTATATGATATTAATGGCTTACAAATAGAAGTAAATAAGGCTTATGAAGACCTTTGGGAGTTTCCTGCTGAAACAACTGTGAATAAATTCAATGTTTTGTTGAGTAAAGAAGTTGAAGATACAGGCCTTATGAAATATGTTAAAAGAGCATATGCAGGAGAGGCTGTTGAAGTTCCTGAGTATGAATTTAATCCAACAGGCGAAACAGAATCTAAAGGATTTGGTAGAGTTAGGTGGTTAAACACTCGTATCTACCCTATAAAGGATAATCAAAACAATGTTACAAATATTGTCATCGTTCATCAGGATGTTACAGAGCGAAATGAAGCTGAACAATTATTGAAGCAGAGTGAAGAAAAATTCAGGAGCATTTTTGAATCGAATATCGTTGGTGTAATATTTTGGAATGCAGAAGGTGAAATTTCAGATGCCAATGAACTATTTTTAGGTTTGATGGGTTATACAAAGAAAGAGCTATTGAATAAAGAGATCCGATGGAAGGATATGACACCACCAGAATATGCTCAATATGATAAAGAAATGTTAATTGAGCTCTCAGAAAAAGGATTTGTTACTCCTTTTGAAAAAGAGTATTATCACAAAGATGGTCATCGAATACCAATTATTATCGGAGCTGCTACATTAACCAGCATGGAAAATAGTGGAGTTGCTTTTATTTTGGATATATCTAAACGAAAGAAATCTGAAGAAGAGATTATCCGATACCGAGATCATCTTGAAGAAATGGTTAGAGATCGCACAAAAGAGCTTGAAGATAAGAATGCTGATCTGGAAAGGTTTAATGAGCTTTTTGTTAACCGAGAATTCAGAATAAAAGAATTGAGGGATAAGGTGAAAGAACTTGAAGCAGGCTTGTAG
- a CDS encoding mechanosensitive ion channel yields MEITELQFSNLFLRILLWGSILFVAFRGLRFIFKYLFKTKNKQHIDATLLITETITWIVFFSGFVWSIKEAGNIFIYIVLAIVLILLFWLSRYWIKDTIAGVIFRSSSRFTEGDMIQSENYSGIIKKFRSFTIELENKEGKTIFLPYGKLLESAQIKSESISKQSGYTFLLNCADKVESSEIIAKIKNSILNLPWSSAIKKPVVQLIKHTDNNLEIEVTVYAIDKTQQSKIEKYIKEKFETKK; encoded by the coding sequence ATGGAAATTACTGAACTCCAGTTTTCGAACCTTTTTCTTCGCATTCTCCTGTGGGGAAGTATTTTGTTTGTTGCTTTTAGGGGGCTTAGGTTTATTTTTAAATATTTATTCAAGACCAAAAACAAACAGCACATAGACGCCACCCTCCTTATCACCGAAACGATAACCTGGATAGTATTTTTTTCAGGCTTTGTTTGGTCAATAAAAGAAGCAGGCAATATATTTATTTATATTGTTCTTGCAATCGTTCTGATTTTATTGTTTTGGTTGTCTCGTTATTGGATTAAAGACACCATAGCAGGAGTAATTTTCAGAAGTTCATCCAGATTTACAGAAGGAGATATGATTCAGTCGGAAAACTATTCGGGTATAATCAAAAAATTCAGGAGCTTTACAATTGAACTGGAAAACAAAGAAGGAAAAACTATTTTCCTGCCCTATGGAAAGTTACTTGAATCGGCACAAATAAAATCGGAAAGCATTTCAAAGCAAAGTGGATATACTTTTTTATTAAATTGTGCAGACAAAGTGGAGTCATCTGAAATTATTGCTAAGATAAAAAACAGTATACTGAATTTACCCTGGTCTTCAGCCATTAAAAAACCTGTAGTTCAGCTTATAAAACATACAGACAATAACTTAGAAATTGAAGTAACTGTCTATGCTATCGACAAAACCCAGCAAAGCAAGATAGAAAAATATATAAAAGAGAAGTTTGAAACTAAAAAGTAG